The following are encoded in a window of Thermodesulfobacterium geofontis OPF15 genomic DNA:
- the yihA gene encoding ribosome biogenesis GTP-binding protein YihA/YsxC yields MFKHIEFVKSIYDLKDLPPPKFPEIAFLGRSNVGKSSLINAILNRKNVARVSSTPGFTKAINFFRIDYQFYLVDLPGYGFAKAPAELQKKWKYLVEGYLTAPRDFRLLILIFDIRRTPDKLDINLVEFVKYIKKPFCIVLNKIDILSKNEIDKQVKNYKEALRLNPDFPMFLVSCKEKENIEPLRKFILSKIKSH; encoded by the coding sequence ATGTTTAAACATATAGAATTTGTCAAAAGCATATACGATCTCAAAGATCTTCCTCCTCCTAAATTTCCAGAAATTGCTTTTCTTGGAAGATCCAATGTAGGCAAATCATCTCTTATAAACGCAATTCTTAATAGAAAAAATGTAGCCCGCGTTTCTTCAACCCCTGGATTTACTAAAGCTATCAACTTTTTTAGAATAGATTATCAATTTTATCTGGTTGATCTTCCTGGCTATGGCTTTGCTAAAGCACCTGCAGAATTACAAAAAAAATGGAAATATTTAGTTGAAGGATATCTTACAGCTCCAAGAGATTTTCGTTTGCTTATTTTAATTTTTGATATAAGAAGGACTCCTGATAAACTTGATATTAACTTAGTTGAATTTGTAAAATATATTAAAAAACCCTTCTGTATTGTGTTAAATAAAATTGATATACTTTCTAAAAATGAAATTGATAAACAAGTTAAAAATTATAAAGAAGCTTTAAGATTAAATCCCGATTTTCCAATGTTTTTAGTATCTTGTAAAGAAAAAGAAAATATAGAACCTTTAAGAAAATTCATTTTATCAAAAATAAAATCCCATTAA
- a CDS encoding MBL fold metallo-hydrolase, with amino-acid sequence MSKIIFLGTAGARYVVAKQLRASAGTIINVNNSYLLLDPGPGTLVYLAKKKIPIEKIETIVVSHQHLDHSADLNIIVDAITEGGFKKRGTLFLTESALKEGLLLSYLQPYLKKIEILKPNTFYENSPFKFKTTCLLKHTAENYGLLFYLPEGKIVGFITDTAYFEKLEEEFASANILVIYTVRYTPKEGVLHLSVSDVKKILSNVRPEEVILTHFGMTMLKANPYKVAQELSNELGLKIRACYDGMSIKI; translated from the coding sequence GTGAGTAAAATTATATTTTTAGGAACAGCTGGTGCCCGTTATGTAGTTGCCAAACAATTAAGAGCCTCTGCTGGAACTATTATAAATGTTAATAATTCTTATCTACTTCTTGACCCTGGCCCAGGAACCTTAGTTTATCTTGCTAAAAAGAAAATCCCTATTGAAAAAATTGAAACCATTGTAGTTTCTCATCAACATTTAGATCACTCAGCAGATTTAAATATTATAGTTGATGCTATTACTGAAGGGGGGTTTAAAAAAAGAGGAACTCTATTTTTAACAGAAAGTGCTTTAAAAGAAGGACTTTTACTTTCTTATCTCCAGCCTTATCTTAAAAAGATAGAAATTTTAAAACCTAATACTTTTTATGAAAACTCTCCTTTTAAATTTAAAACCACCTGTCTTCTTAAACATACAGCAGAAAATTATGGATTACTTTTTTATCTTCCAGAGGGAAAAATTGTTGGTTTCATAACTGATACAGCCTATTTTGAAAAATTAGAAGAGGAATTTGCTTCTGCAAATATTCTTGTAATTTATACTGTAAGGTATACTCCAAAAGAAGGGGTTTTACATTTAAGCGTTTCTGATGTAAAAAAAATATTAAGTAATGTGAGACCTGAAGAGGTAATTCTTACTCATTTTGGTATGACTATGCTTAAAGCTAATCCTTATAAAGTAGCCCAAGAACTTAGTAATGAGTTGGGTTTAAAAATAAGAGCCTGTTATGATGGGATGAGTATAAAAATTTAA
- a CDS encoding peroxiredoxin: MEEVKEIISMPRIGDQAPAFEAMTTMGPIKFPDDFKGQWVVFFSHPADFTPVCSTEFLAFAQMNNEFAKRNVQLLGLSIDSVFSHIAWVMNLKEKTGIEIPFPIVADVDGRVAKLYGMLHPGESSTATVRAVFIVDPNGKIRAIIYYPLSAGRNMREILRLIDALQTADKHGVATPANWVPEPQVWEFTEENTKVIVPPPTTYEEAVNRFQQGYECIDWYFCKKKLS, translated from the coding sequence ATGGAAGAGGTAAAAGAAATAATTAGTATGCCAAGAATTGGAGATCAGGCACCAGCCTTTGAAGCAATGACTACAATGGGTCCTATTAAATTTCCTGATGATTTTAAAGGTCAATGGGTGGTGTTCTTTTCTCATCCAGCAGATTTTACCCCTGTTTGTTCTACTGAGTTTTTAGCTTTTGCTCAAATGAATAATGAGTTTGCTAAAAGAAATGTCCAACTTTTAGGTTTAAGTATAGATAGTGTTTTTTCCCATATTGCTTGGGTAATGAATCTTAAAGAAAAAACCGGAATTGAAATCCCATTTCCTATTGTAGCAGATGTTGATGGAAGAGTAGCTAAACTTTATGGTATGCTACATCCAGGAGAAAGTTCAACTGCTACTGTAAGAGCGGTTTTTATTGTAGACCCTAATGGAAAGATAAGGGCGATTATTTATTATCCTCTTTCTGCAGGAAGAAATATGAGGGAGATCTTAAGATTAATAGATGCTTTACAAACAGCAGATAAACATGGTGTAGCAACTCCTGCTAATTGGGTACCTGAACCTCAAGTTTGGGAGTTTACTGAAGAAAATACTAAGGTGATAGTGCCACCTCCTACTACTTATGAAGAAGCTGTAAATAGATTCCAGCAGGGATATGAATGCATTGATTGGTATTTCTGTAAGAAAAAACTGAGCTAA
- a CDS encoding HVO_A0114 family putative DNA-binding protein, with amino-acid sequence MSAGCVSPDGKLSERAIELLRLLNEKGKLSASKIAELTKRPLFQVRSSLRELTEAGFIAYEGEEYRLTEKGLSALSST; translated from the coding sequence ATGTCTGCTGGATGTGTAAGCCCTGATGGAAAACTTAGTGAAAGAGCGATTGAGCTTCTTAGACTCTTAAATGAGAAAGGAAAGCTTTCTGCTTCTAAAATAGCAGAACTTACTAAAAGACCTCTTTTTCAGGTGAGAAGCTCTTTAAGAGAGCTCACTGAAGCTGGGTTTATCGCTTACGAAGGAGAGGAATACAGGCTTACAGAAAAAGGACTTTCTGCTCTTTCTTCAACCTAA
- a CDS encoding carbohydrate kinase family protein: MSLSFEVFSDIIRTRFNKKLKILIKNLMKFDFIGCGSLNWDMFFEVEDLSEIQFEDLKILPGREAVLERSQFLKFLKFLEKEGIFLFECGGGSGANTIYALSLWGFNNAFLGATGKDEFGKKIIEELENVNLNTDFIIKKGETSLAIILLDKRKDRFIAVSPGNNEEFLQEIRINLSQFESIFHFSSFASRSGQEFQRRILSHLKLKISFDPGEVYANLGKEFLFFWLKNTEILFITDYELEKIGLSLEELLRLGINKIFLKKGKEGAEFYSKEKNLKISAYKVEKIVDNTGAGDYFNAGVLAGIKLGFSEEDMLKLGIYSAGISLRDFGRKGCLTKREFQKYVDLLK; encoded by the coding sequence GTGTCCTTATCTTTTGAAGTCTTTTCTGATATAATAAGGACAAGATTTAATAAAAAATTAAAAATCTTAATAAAAAATCTAATGAAATTTGATTTTATTGGTTGTGGCTCATTAAATTGGGATATGTTTTTTGAAGTAGAAGATCTTTCTGAAATTCAATTTGAAGATTTGAAGATTCTTCCAGGAAGGGAAGCCGTTTTAGAAAGAAGTCAATTTTTAAAATTTTTAAAATTTTTAGAAAAAGAAGGTATATTTCTTTTTGAATGCGGAGGAGGATCAGGAGCAAATACAATTTATGCCTTATCTTTATGGGGATTTAATAACGCCTTTTTAGGAGCAACTGGAAAGGATGAATTTGGTAAAAAAATAATTGAAGAATTAGAGAATGTGAATTTAAATACAGATTTTATTATAAAAAAGGGGGAGACAAGTTTAGCCATTATTTTACTTGATAAAAGAAAAGATAGATTTATAGCTGTTAGTCCAGGAAATAACGAAGAATTTCTTCAGGAAATAAGAATTAATTTATCTCAATTTGAGAGCATTTTTCATTTTTCCTCTTTTGCCAGTAGAAGCGGTCAAGAATTTCAGAGAAGAATTTTATCCCATTTAAAATTAAAGATTTCTTTTGATCCAGGAGAAGTTTATGCTAATTTAGGTAAAGAATTTTTATTTTTTTGGTTAAAAAATACAGAGATTTTATTTATCACTGATTATGAATTAGAGAAAATAGGTTTATCTCTTGAAGAATTATTAAGATTAGGAATTAATAAGATATTTTTAAAAAAAGGGAAGGAGGGCGCAGAATTTTATTCTAAGGAGAAAAATTTAAAAATTTCAGCTTATAAAGTAGAAAAAATAGTTGATAATACAGGAGCAGGAGATTATTTTAATGCTGGAGTTTTAGCTGGTATTAAACTTGGTTTTTCAGAAGAGGATATGTTAAAATTGGGTATTTATTCAGCAGGTATTAGTCTTAGAGATTTTGGGAGAAAGGGTTGTTTAACTAAAAGGGAGTTTCAAAAATATGTGGATTTGTTAAAATAG
- a CDS encoding TldD/PmbA family protein, translated as MKLKEKIPKNIDKLLKDLSQGSLFGEIYLESTEIFKLVLEPDRIDEINWGKEEGIAFRKIDEKFKINFAYASNLENIAVLEDLVKTGLKEESLRHEKEKLFISESRKLKNYELYLRERLEFLEELKKKVKKVGNIKHYKIGLSEIKKEILILNSEGKFIEDERFYSKLVAIVIAEKDGVLERGYEVFGGALPFEKIKELPEVLEIPEKASDLALIMLSAKKAPAGVMPVVLSGTAGGTMIHEAVGHGLEADHAEEGLSIYSGKLGEKVASELITVIDDATLPFLYGFYKFDDEGTPAQKVVLIEKGILKNFLYDKYFSLKYGKKSNGHGRRQDYRHVPIPRMANTYIEKGSHRPEEIIKSIEKGLLVRKMGGGEVNPLTGDFVFEVREGYYIEKGEIAYPVKGATLVGNGPKVLEIIDMVGDDLKFIPGTCGKDGQGVPVADGQPTLRIPELIVGGIID; from the coding sequence ATGAAACTTAAAGAGAAGATCCCTAAAAATATTGATAAACTTTTAAAAGACCTTTCTCAAGGTTCTCTTTTTGGAGAAATTTATCTTGAGTCTACTGAAATTTTCAAATTGGTTTTAGAACCAGATAGAATAGATGAAATTAATTGGGGGAAAGAAGAGGGTATAGCTTTTAGAAAAATAGACGAAAAATTTAAAATTAATTTTGCCTATGCTTCTAATTTAGAAAATATAGCAGTTTTAGAAGATCTGGTAAAAACTGGTTTAAAAGAGGAATCTTTAAGACATGAGAAGGAAAAACTTTTCATTTCTGAATCTCGCAAACTTAAAAATTATGAACTATATCTTAGAGAAAGATTAGAGTTTTTAGAGGAATTAAAGAAAAAAGTTAAAAAGGTAGGAAATATTAAGCATTATAAAATTGGATTAAGTGAAATAAAAAAAGAGATCCTTATTTTAAACTCTGAAGGAAAATTTATAGAAGATGAAAGATTTTATTCTAAACTTGTTGCTATAGTTATTGCTGAAAAAGATGGGGTTTTAGAGAGAGGATATGAGGTTTTTGGAGGAGCTCTTCCTTTTGAAAAAATTAAGGAATTACCAGAAGTATTAGAGATACCTGAAAAAGCATCTGATCTTGCTTTAATTATGCTTTCTGCTAAAAAAGCTCCTGCAGGGGTTATGCCTGTTGTTCTTTCAGGAACAGCTGGTGGGACTATGATTCATGAGGCAGTAGGACACGGGCTTGAAGCAGATCATGCTGAGGAGGGATTATCTATTTATTCAGGTAAATTAGGAGAAAAAGTTGCAAGCGAACTTATTACCGTTATTGATGACGCAACTTTACCTTTTCTTTACGGATTTTATAAATTTGATGATGAGGGAACACCTGCACAAAAAGTAGTTTTGATTGAAAAAGGGATTTTGAAGAATTTTCTTTATGATAAATACTTTTCTCTAAAATACGGGAAAAAATCTAATGGTCACGGAAGAAGGCAAGATTATAGACATGTTCCTATACCAAGAATGGCAAATACTTATATAGAAAAAGGCTCCCATAGACCTGAAGAAATAATAAAAAGTATAGAAAAGGGGCTTTTAGTAAGAAAGATGGGAGGAGGAGAAGTAAATCCATTAACAGGAGATTTTGTTTTTGAAGTTAGAGAAGGTTATTATATAGAAAAAGGAGAAATTGCTTATCCTGTCAAAGGAGCAACTTTGGTGGGAAATGGTCCTAAGGTATTAGAAATAATTGATATGGTGGGAGATGATTTGAAATTTATTCCTGGAACCTGTGGCAAAGATGGGCAGGGAGTTCCTGTAGCAGATGGTCAACCTACACTTAGAATTCCTGAACTTATCGTAGGCGGAATCATCGATTAA
- the purF gene encoding amidophosphoribosyltransferase, whose amino-acid sequence MCGVFGIYGVEEAANYTYFGLYALQHRGQESAGIVVYDGKKVKEWKGLGLVSEVFNEEILKNLSGYISIGHVRYSTTGSTILQNVQPFCVNFAKKTLAIAHNGNLVNAYQIRCELEEDGHIFQTTMDSEVIVHLIVKNLKKGLVNAIIETMKRIRGAYSILLLYEDTLVAFRDPWGFRPLSFGMFNGGYVIASETCAFDLIGVQYLRDIEPGEILIIDKEGPKSYKAFKKEKFNLSHCVFEFIYFARPDSYIFNKNVYLIRKNLGKNLYKECPLQADFVMPFPDSGNYAAIGYSQASGLPIEFAMIRNHYIGRTFIQPSEKIRNISVKMKLNPVKDILRGKEVIVIDDSLVRGTTSRNRLKSIKEAGAKKIHFLLSCPPLRFPCFFGIDFPSSAELIAHKHSVEEIRKFLDIDTLYYLSIEGLLSAVEELRDKVCLACFTGEYPIEVDFSFRKDIAEI is encoded by the coding sequence ATGTGTGGAGTTTTTGGAATATACGGAGTTGAAGAAGCAGCCAATTACACTTATTTTGGGCTATATGCTCTTCAACATAGAGGACAAGAAAGTGCAGGTATTGTGGTTTATGATGGAAAAAAGGTAAAAGAATGGAAAGGGTTAGGTTTAGTGAGTGAAGTTTTTAATGAAGAAATATTAAAAAATCTATCAGGCTATATATCCATAGGACATGTAAGATATTCAACCACCGGTTCTACTATTCTTCAAAATGTTCAGCCCTTTTGTGTTAATTTTGCTAAAAAAACTTTAGCTATTGCACATAATGGAAATCTTGTTAATGCCTATCAAATTAGATGTGAACTTGAAGAAGATGGGCATATTTTTCAAACTACCATGGATAGTGAAGTAATTGTACATCTTATAGTTAAAAATCTAAAAAAAGGACTTGTTAATGCTATTATAGAAACAATGAAAAGAATTAGAGGGGCTTACTCTATTTTACTTCTTTATGAAGATACTCTTGTTGCTTTTAGAGATCCTTGGGGTTTTAGACCTTTATCTTTTGGTATGTTTAATGGAGGATATGTTATTGCTTCTGAAACTTGTGCTTTCGATTTGATAGGAGTTCAATATTTAAGAGATATAGAGCCAGGAGAGATACTTATTATAGATAAAGAGGGACCAAAATCTTATAAAGCCTTTAAAAAAGAAAAATTCAATTTAAGTCATTGTGTTTTTGAATTTATATATTTTGCAAGACCGGACAGTTATATATTTAATAAAAATGTATATTTAATAAGAAAAAATCTTGGAAAAAATCTTTATAAAGAATGCCCTCTTCAGGCAGATTTTGTAATGCCTTTTCCAGATTCGGGTAATTATGCAGCTATAGGTTATTCTCAAGCAAGTGGGTTACCAATAGAATTTGCTATGATAAGGAATCATTATATAGGAAGGACCTTTATTCAACCTTCAGAAAAAATTAGAAATATTTCTGTAAAAATGAAATTAAATCCTGTCAAAGATATTTTAAGGGGGAAAGAGGTAATTGTAATTGATGATTCCTTAGTTAGAGGGACTACTTCTCGTAATAGACTTAAAAGTATAAAAGAAGCAGGAGCAAAAAAAATTCATTTTTTACTCTCCTGTCCACCTCTTAGATTCCCATGCTTTTTTGGTATTGATTTCCCATCTTCTGCAGAATTAATTGCACATAAGCATTCTGTAGAAGAAATTAGAAAATTTTTAGATATTGATACTCTTTATTATTTAAGTATTGAAGGACTTTTATCAGCAGTTGAAGAACTAAGGGACAAGGTATGTTTAGCTTGTTTTACAGGAGAATATCCTATAGAAGTAGATTTTAGTTTTAGAAAAGATATTGCTGAAATTTAG
- a CDS encoding menaquinone biosynthesis decarboxylase, whose product MKAYQNLQEFIEILEKEKELLRINIEVSPELEITEITDRVCKLNGPALFFEKVKNYKIPVVTNLFGSFKRVCLAFGVKEIEELASTLIDFIEIKRMEGFFEKLKIIPKLWQAKNFFPKLVDKAPCQEIVWIKDEVDLFKLPILKCWPKDGGRFITLPCVITKDPETGIRNVGMYRMQVFSKNETGMHWQIHKVGAKHYQKAEKLGQKLPVVVAIGPDPAVIYSATAPLPEDIDELLLAGFLRGKPVELVKCLTIPLEVPAESQIVLEGYVEPYKRKLEGPFGDHTGYYTPPDYYPVFRITCITMRKDAIYPATIVGKPPMEDCYLGKVTERLFLPFIKKILPEIIDINLPWEGVFHNLAFVSIDKRYPGHAFKVASALWGLGQMMFTKIIVVFDKEVNVQDLREALFYMAGNVDPERDIMIVRGPVDALDHASSQPYFGSKICIDATKKWKEEGYTREWPEEIVMTKEIKEKIDKIWRKLGIEEFLKKR is encoded by the coding sequence ATGAAAGCTTATCAAAATCTACAAGAATTTATAGAAATTTTAGAAAAGGAAAAGGAACTTTTAAGAATAAACATTGAAGTTTCTCCTGAACTTGAAATTACAGAAATTACAGATAGAGTTTGCAAATTAAATGGTCCTGCCCTTTTTTTTGAGAAAGTAAAGAACTATAAAATTCCTGTAGTAACTAATCTTTTTGGAAGTTTTAAAAGAGTTTGTCTTGCTTTTGGAGTAAAGGAAATTGAAGAACTTGCTTCGACCTTAATTGATTTTATAGAAATAAAAAGAATGGAAGGGTTTTTTGAAAAATTAAAAATTATTCCTAAGCTTTGGCAAGCTAAAAATTTTTTTCCAAAGTTAGTTGATAAGGCACCTTGTCAAGAAATAGTTTGGATAAAAGATGAAGTTGATTTATTTAAACTTCCAATTTTAAAATGCTGGCCAAAAGATGGAGGTCGCTTTATTACACTTCCTTGTGTTATTACTAAGGATCCAGAAACAGGTATACGAAATGTGGGAATGTATAGAATGCAAGTTTTTAGTAAAAATGAAACCGGTATGCATTGGCAAATTCATAAAGTAGGAGCAAAACATTATCAGAAAGCAGAAAAGCTTGGGCAAAAATTACCTGTTGTAGTTGCTATAGGACCAGATCCTGCAGTAATTTATTCTGCAACCGCTCCTCTTCCTGAAGATATAGATGAACTCCTTTTGGCAGGTTTTTTAAGAGGAAAACCTGTTGAGCTTGTTAAATGTTTAACAATCCCTTTAGAAGTTCCTGCAGAATCTCAAATTGTTTTGGAAGGTTATGTGGAACCCTATAAGAGAAAATTGGAAGGTCCTTTTGGAGATCATACAGGATATTATACTCCTCCAGATTATTATCCAGTTTTTAGGATAACTTGTATCACCATGAGAAAGGATGCTATATATCCTGCAACTATTGTAGGTAAGCCTCCTATGGAAGATTGTTACCTTGGTAAAGTGACTGAAAGGCTATTTTTACCTTTTATTAAAAAGATTTTGCCAGAAATTATAGATATTAATCTTCCTTGGGAGGGAGTTTTTCATAATTTAGCTTTTGTTTCCATAGATAAACGATATCCAGGGCATGCTTTTAAAGTAGCTTCAGCTCTTTGGGGACTTGGACAAATGATGTTTACTAAAATAATAGTTGTTTTTGATAAAGAGGTTAATGTACAGGATTTAAGAGAAGCCCTATTTTATATGGCTGGAAATGTAGATCCAGAAAGGGATATAATGATAGTAAGGGGTCCTGTTGATGCTCTTGATCATGCAAGTTCTCAACCTTATTTTGGTTCTAAAATATGTATTGATGCTACAAAAAAATGGAAAGAAGAAGGATATACTCGAGAATGGCCAGAAGAAATAGTTATGACAAAAGAAATTAAAGAAAAGATCGATAAAATTTGGAGAAAACTTGGAATTGAAGAATTTTTAAAAAAGAGGTAA
- a CDS encoding metallophosphoesterase — MKIAIMSDSHDSIPNLQKAVEISIKEKCEKIFHCGDLISPFMVPILGKFNKEIHLILGNNPGDIFLLMQKILEYPNIKLHGENAFLEIEDYKIAMVHYPKIAYALAKTEEYDFIFCGHTHKYEIKEIGKTLVINPGEILGKEGTPSFVILDLKTRKYEKITL; from the coding sequence ATGAAAATAGCTATAATGAGTGATAGCCATGATTCTATTCCTAATTTACAAAAAGCTGTTGAGATCTCTATAAAAGAAAAATGTGAAAAAATTTTTCATTGTGGAGATTTAATTTCACCTTTTATGGTTCCTATTCTTGGGAAGTTTAATAAAGAAATACATTTAATTTTAGGAAATAACCCAGGAGATATTTTTCTTTTAATGCAAAAAATTTTAGAATATCCTAATATAAAACTTCACGGAGAGAATGCATTTTTAGAAATAGAAGATTATAAAATTGCTATGGTTCATTATCCTAAGATAGCTTATGCTTTAGCAAAAACTGAGGAATATGATTTTATTTTTTGTGGGCATACTCATAAATATGAAATAAAGGAAATAGGTAAAACTTTAGTTATAAATCCTGGAGAAATTTTAGGAAAAGAAGGAACACCAAGCTTTGTTATTCTTGATTTAAAAACAAGAAAATATGAAAAAATAACTCTTTAA
- a CDS encoding proline--tRNA ligase: MRWSKFFIPTLREDPSEAEVISHKLLLRAGMIRKLASGIYNFLPLGFRALKKIENIVRCEMNKAGALEILMPLVQPAELWKETGRWDAYGKELLRFKDRKEHDFCLGPTHEEVVTEIVRRDVKSYKELPLILYQIAVKFRDEIRPRFGIMRAREFIMKDAYSFDADWDGLERSYQLMYETYEKIFTNCGLKFKAVEAHTGAIGGDVSHEFMVLAETGEDIIAFCEKCGYASNIELTPAISGEKYPLEPEKPLEKVYTPGVRTAQEVADFLGLPVSKITKTLIYIVEEKNAVAVCLRGDHEVNEVKLEKLFSGKPFRMANEEEVRKIVGASPGFIGPKDLKIKVIADKALEGYPNFVIGANEDEYHYLNANLGSTFKPDIIADIRKATLGDLCPKCKEPLSFTRGIEVGHIFKLGTKYSEPMKAMFLDKDGKMKPFIMGCYGIGVSRILAATIEQNHDEDGIIFPWQIAPFQIAIVYLKEDFKENAEKIYKNLSQNWDVILDDREERPGVKFKDMDLIGIPLQIILGKNYEKNKELEVKIRKTGERKYIKIEELENFVRNFENEKN; the protein is encoded by the coding sequence ATGCGTTGGAGTAAATTTTTTATTCCTACTTTAAGAGAGGACCCTTCTGAAGCTGAAGTAATAAGTCATAAACTTTTATTGAGAGCAGGCATGATAAGAAAACTTGCTTCTGGTATTTATAACTTTTTACCTTTAGGATTTAGAGCTTTGAAAAAGATAGAGAATATTGTGAGATGTGAAATGAATAAAGCTGGAGCTTTGGAAATTCTTATGCCTCTTGTTCAACCAGCAGAACTTTGGAAGGAAACCGGGCGTTGGGATGCCTATGGAAAAGAACTCTTGAGATTTAAAGATAGAAAGGAACACGATTTTTGTTTAGGACCAACTCATGAAGAAGTAGTAACTGAAATAGTAAGAAGGGATGTAAAATCTTATAAAGAGCTTCCCCTTATTCTTTATCAAATAGCAGTAAAATTTAGAGATGAAATTCGTCCGAGATTTGGTATTATGAGAGCAAGAGAATTTATAATGAAAGATGCCTATTCATTTGATGCAGACTGGGATGGATTAGAAAGGAGTTACCAATTAATGTATGAAACTTATGAAAAGATTTTTACTAATTGTGGTTTAAAGTTTAAGGCAGTTGAAGCTCATACAGGGGCTATAGGAGGAGATGTTTCTCATGAATTTATGGTACTTGCTGAAACAGGAGAAGACATTATAGCCTTTTGTGAAAAATGTGGATATGCTTCCAATATAGAACTTACTCCTGCTATTTCTGGAGAAAAATATCCTTTAGAACCTGAAAAACCATTAGAAAAAGTTTATACTCCAGGAGTTAGAACTGCTCAAGAAGTGGCGGATTTTTTAGGCCTTCCTGTTTCTAAAATAACTAAAACTCTAATTTATATTGTTGAAGAAAAAAACGCTGTTGCAGTGTGTTTAAGAGGAGATCATGAAGTAAATGAGGTAAAACTTGAAAAATTATTTTCTGGGAAACCTTTTAGAATGGCGAATGAAGAAGAGGTTAGAAAAATTGTAGGAGCAAGCCCTGGATTTATTGGACCTAAAGATTTGAAAATAAAGGTAATTGCTGATAAAGCCTTAGAAGGATACCCTAATTTTGTAATAGGAGCAAATGAAGATGAATACCATTACTTAAATGCAAACTTAGGATCAACTTTCAAACCTGATATAATAGCAGATATAAGGAAAGCTACCTTAGGAGACCTCTGTCCAAAATGTAAAGAACCTTTAAGCTTTACAAGAGGTATAGAAGTAGGACATATTTTTAAATTGGGAACAAAATATAGTGAACCTATGAAAGCTATGTTTTTAGATAAAGACGGAAAAATGAAGCCTTTTATAATGGGATGTTATGGTATTGGTGTAAGTAGAATACTTGCTGCAACTATTGAACAAAACCATGATGAAGATGGTATAATTTTCCCTTGGCAGATTGCACCTTTCCAAATCGCTATAGTATATTTAAAAGAAGATTTTAAAGAAAATGCAGAAAAAATTTATAAAAATTTGTCTCAAAATTGGGATGTAATTTTGGATGATAGAGAAGAAAGGCCAGGAGTTAAATTTAAAGATATGGATCTTATAGGAATTCCTCTTCAAATTATTTTAGGAAAAAACTACGAAAAGAATAAAGAACTTGAGGTTAAAATAAGAAAAACAGGAGAAAGAAAATATATTAAAATTGAAGAATTAGAAAATTTTGTAAGAAACTTTGAAAATGAAAAAAATTAA